Sequence from the Maniola hyperantus chromosome Z, iAphHyp1.2, whole genome shotgun sequence genome:
AACCGATGAGGCATAACAGACAATGCCCCAAGCATCCCAACAGGGTGAGACAGGCGCAACGTTATGACTCCAACATAATCGATTGCGGATAAATCACGAGATGCCACGCTTGTAACGTGTGCGCTGGCCTTTTTACAAGTAGGGTCGCCAAAAACATGGGAAATATAAGTCCCccaaaattgctattgcgctggctggaaccatgtctcattaacatcgaaatgacgtcattttgactaataatgacaaataaaaatataacatcagctcgaaacttcagtctagtgctgacgacactaaaatggcggccacgcgcaatagcaatttgcgggacttacaccaCGATAACTTTTCAAAAGATTATTTCATGACTACCCAACAAAAAGAGTGTAATGTTtacagggttcatgtatgtgagttttttCATTccaccactagctgatgcccgcgactacgtctgcgtggatttaggttttttttaaaatcccgtgggaactcgttgatatTCCGGGTTAAAAAATAGCATATGTTGCTCTCCTTCCTTTCGATTAGctttatgccaaaaatcaagtcaaatAGTTGCTTAGTTAGTCcgtgaaggacaaacaaacaaacacactttcgcatttatattattaagtttagataatttctaaatgcctgaactgATTACAATGTtttggggtatcgttagaagtCTTACATCAtaccgagtgacactggctctagtactaaaaattataatatctataatattatgtctgtgCTTTGCCacatttccgtaaaaatatctacttacttacatGTATAATTACACGGGTTCgaagattttaatttaaatatcgtgtaactttgaaactataattttaacggaaatctggaaaaccacagacaaAATTTCAtagagtttgattggttaaaatACAAATGAGGACCAacctacgtttgtttggagtaCACTACGACCAAACCAAAATTGTAACTTGTCGTGCTAACGGTACTTGGTTACAGACGGGCGCATTCGACTCAAGTCGTGCGTGTTCGTAACACAGCCGCCCAATATCACAACATGTGGGAACGACCCTGCCCATTATTCCTTACGCTACACCCCTCACACATAGATGGATAGGCGTCGAATTATTTCTACTTCCATGGCTCCGCTCTTGGACATCTTATTTTTTAAGACTGCCACATTGAAATAAATGTACTGAAGGACTACTGCGCATAAAATCGTACGTCGATCTTAATCGTAAATCGTAAAGTTTTAATtagtactagctgccctggcgaactgcgttccgcctaacagtcgattcaaattttttaaatttttctctccgtaagaaccatcctcttcaaggaatattataaaaaagaattagcgaaatcggctctcgagatttgcgatgcaACACATAtggtgattaatttttatattatagagaagatgaCACTGACCCTGGCCCATATTTTGTCCTAAAGTAGTAACATGTAGGTAAAAGGTATTTTTGAGATTCGATTCGATGAGCATCCTTGATCCTATAATATATAGttgaaactcgattaaccggattAGTTGTTGTCCGGAttatcgaatgtatgaagaaaagcgggttttgtgcatattatgtagatcaactataatagtattttcaattttcaaagtaagataactataccaagtgggatatcatatgaaagggcttttcctgtacattctaaaacagatttttatttatttttatgcacaatagtttttgatttatcgtacaaaatggcggaaaaaatacccgagtatggaacccttggtgcgcgagtctgactcgcacttggccaaacaattttcggttggtagtccggatagtcgcgaatccgtataactgagagccggataatcgagtttctactgtacctactattatacaGACATTAAACCCTATCTTCCAGGTTCAGGACAGATACAACTGTGGCAGTTCCTTCTAGAGTTGCTGAGTGACTCCAGTAATGCTGGTTGCATTACCTGGGAGGGCACCAACGGCGAGTTCAAGCTTACAGACCCTGACGAGGTTGCTCGGCGTTGGGGCGAAAGGAAGTCCAAGCCAAATATGAATTATGACAAACTCAGCAGAGCTTTGAGGTAACATTGGTCAAATGCTGAGTTTTACACCGCATTGCGAAATATGGGTACCCATTTTGCTTTGCGAAGCCGTGGCGAAAAAATTATTACCTGTTTGTGAATTTTTAGATCCATTTCACGCAAGGAGTATTATACTTGGAATTATTAAAGTTGTGGTGTATATTTAAGAGTATTTTTTCTCAACTAAATGCTGCATATAATCTAATGCAGTTCTTAGAGATGCCAAGTATTATTCCTTGCGTTATGTGTGTTCTACAattctgtttttttattttatttctttggtacagactacagctttcataaaataccGACTAAAAGGAATGGGACTTAAAGTTTTAACATACAAAACTATAGAGTTGGAAGTATTGAAATAGGTATTAGTAAAttggtatttaattattatttattggcaCAGATACTACTACGACAAAAATATAATGACGAAGGTGCATGGAAAAAGATACGCGTACAAATTCGACTTTCAAGGGCTAGCTGCTGCCACGCAGCCTGCCGCCAGCGATCCCGCATATAAATATCAGAGCGACCTCTTCATGAGCTCATATCACCATTCGGCCAAGCTCTCATCTTTCATGGCCCCACATGCAGCTATGCCAACGTCTACAGGTAATAatcttcattttattatttactatactctttggttttccttaGCTAACTTGaaagataaacaaatcacaGAAACCTTCTCGGTAAAACTGGTAAGGGACGTGATTTTTCCGGCGCTCTAGAAATTTTGGTAACAACAGAACTGATTTTGTTTgcggtacagttcttgcaattcacgaaggcgagtggactttacttgtggtgacgtcggcagtggcgtgcacaggatttcaagccagggtatgcatttaggtatgaacttattttccggcaggttttaatgaaaaataagcattgatttattacaacgagggtaagcagtgcgtttatgtctctatcagctgcacgccactgcgtgcaggtcatagagacataaaagcactgcttacccaagttgaAATAGATCAATGATCATTTTTCATCATGACTGCCTATAAATAGGTAACCTAActgactaatgcctaccctatcTCAGaatcctatgcacgccactgaaaGTGGGATatatgggcattgcgtaagtgtgcgtgcatgtcggaccaatcagtcgcgagcaagcgctcgcaaacgcacacattcagtgtacgttatttataccgatacgacaaACACAATGTGTttgtcgtatcggtataaatAATAACACAAGCATGAGCGAGTTCGCCTTCGGGAataattgcaagaactgtaacagaAGAGCTGCGTACTTGTAGTGCGCCTCTTAACGTATTTCAGCGAGAAGCCAcctgtttaccttttaagttgGTTAAGGAAAAATGAATAATATCGAACTGCTTACATTGATGCGAAGGTTGTGTAAcattttattagtatttattcTGCTGCTGTTCAACTGGTTAGCCATCATTCCTTAGCTTTGAATTTCTTTCGCATTGTAGAATAATACCTACTACGGTACCTATCATCGAAATGAGAGCAAgtctaaataattaataaacacgACTGCCATGccaagaaacaaacaaaaaaaataattgaaaatattaattttttttcgaaaaatctgttcaggcatttaaaaGTAATGGTTgtataaagaaactcacatacctaTACATACTGCATCCTTAAAACATTGCACGCCTTATTTTTGGCAGTcatgcaataataattattattgatcggTTAGGCACTAAATGACGCCATAAAACAATagtaaaaaagtaggtatagatcGCCGTGCCGGTTAGTATTATTGTAAAAACAGCACAAAATGTTACCTAAACAATTAAGGCATGCAGACTATTTGCTGAGTATAATTTAGGTCGGTTTGGTAACTATAcacctacaatacaatacaattattgtttatttgcataatgtgtgtaggtagtattaaatataaaaccactttgatataggtacttaattagacTTTTATTTAACTGTTCGCACAATTATTCATTATACAAATCGAGAACAATCGACTATTCCATCCTCTTAAGCGTTACCAGAGAGTCTAGTGTCTACCCGAACCATAGACTCTTGGACAAAGTCATAGGGACACAGACTATTTAACCAATCCCACCTATcaataggtataagtcccgcaaattgctaatgcgcgtggccgccattttagtgacgtcagcactagactgaagtttcgagctgatggtatattttttttcggctgacgtcaaaatgacgtcatttctattttaaatgagaaatggttccagcgtaatagcaatttgcgggacttatacataagatgttaaatctTAGAAACAGAGTCAAGAACATAAGCCATAATGGCGTACAAATATTATAGAAACTAGGTGACGCAAATCGATTCTGAATCGCGTTCAAGATATActtaagtacgcgacaggtcgagatagcgatCGGGgtgagaacgccccgcacacccgcacatccccacgctaacccggtgtggtaTAGGGCGGGctacgtgcggatgtgcggagtGTCCGCCGGCTTCATACTCGTACAtggattgccatcttgacctgttgcgtactatattgccacaaaaagtcgccgtgggcgatgTCTCCATTGTGTAGAATTTCCACCCGAGTAAAACCGGggtatagttcgtacaaccgatagacgttggggtcccaaggtgctagaatggcgacctcgcaccggaagacgcagcgttggaagaccccccactaggtggacggaagacatcagacgagtcgcagggagccgctggatccaggcggcgcaataccgtggcgtgtgtccctactagagacctatgtccagcagtggacgtctattggttgatgatgatgacgatgatgaaagccggggtgggtcagctagtagtacATATTAGCTAATATCATGCACCCTTCACGCGCAGAGCAAAGTGTAATCTGCATCCACTTTCTGATCAAACATTTACTCAGTACTCGAGGTGGGATGTCACCGGCAAGGCTCGCTCACGCTCTTGACTTAATGGAATAAACATTCATTCTCGCAAACTGCCTGTTCGATAAAGCCTGTTATAAGCTAGaggatgcccgccacttcgtccgcgtggacttttttaaaaatcccgtggtaactctttcaatttcgggatgcaagctacctttgtactaaatttcatataaatcggatAAAcagcctttaagaatcccgtgggaactctttgattttccgggataaaaagtaaaaaaacaccCTATGtcaaatgttaaattgttttagatttccatactcctaatcttatttatttacgcccaaagttgtcataaatttagtgaaataggaaataggaatatttcgag
This genomic interval carries:
- the Ets65A gene encoding DNA-binding protein D-ETS-3 isoform X3 — its product is MLDIKGSADYLSRTGTFTNFSMLFADASYKSTSSWSSHSSAQGASGYGGNTLSAMAKSPLEAHTHLRQPDPYQMFGPTSSRLANSGSGQIQLWQFLLELLSDSSNAGCITWEGTNGEFKLTDPDEVARRWGERKSKPNMNYDKLSRALRYYYDKNIMTKVHGKRYAYKFDFQGLAAATQPAASDPAYKYQSDLFMSSYHHSAKLSSFMAPHAAMPTSTASIFPSPSWSNWGGGGGNLYSPHSMAPPHVTSHLGSYPHYA